Proteins from one Arsenophonus apicola genomic window:
- a CDS encoding DedA family protein has protein sequence MTLSEIINVITEFSRHHQILAIIIVFILAFGESLAFISLLLPATVILLGLGALIGDNGLAFLPIWFAAACGAFLGDWLSYWFGFHYKNSVRHMWPISRRPEVLDRGHRFFDRWGVWSVFLGRFLGPLRAVIPLVAGICAMPKHYFQLANLLSAMIWAFAILAPGAFGLSWLAQWMG, from the coding sequence TTGACTTTGTCTGAGATTATTAATGTTATTACCGAATTTTCCCGTCATCATCAAATATTAGCTATTATTATTGTTTTTATATTAGCTTTTGGCGAATCGTTAGCCTTTATTTCTCTATTGTTACCAGCAACAGTAATTTTGCTTGGTTTAGGTGCATTAATTGGTGATAATGGACTTGCTTTTTTACCGATATGGTTTGCTGCCGCTTGTGGTGCTTTTTTGGGTGATTGGTTGTCTTATTGGTTTGGTTTTCATTATAAGAACAGTGTACGCCATATGTGGCCAATTTCTCGTCGTCCTGAAGTGCTCGATCGGGGTCATCGTTTTTTTGACCGTTGGGGAGTATGGAGTGTTTTTCTTGGCCGTTTTCTAGGCCCCTTAAGGGCGGTAATTCCCTTAGTAGCAGGTATTTGTGCTATGCCTAAACATTATTTTCAGCTGGCTAATTTACTTTCTGCCATGATCTGGGCATTTGCTATTTTAGCGCCAGGGGCATTTGGTTTATCTTGGCTTGCTCAGTGGATGGGGTAA